The genomic DNA TGACATTATCATCTTTTGTTATGACCTCAGTTGTATTGGAGATTATTATTCCATAATCGGAACCATACTTGTTAATCGCTTTTGTGATTTGTCTTTTAGTTTTTTCCCCAAGACCGACTTCAATAGGTATCGGATTTTCAAATCCTTTTTTAATTAGAAAATCTACCGTATTTTTACCATAATCGAAAAAAACATCAAATTTAAAATAATTTTCATTATTCATTGCATTAAACAATGCTGATGCTACAAGATTTTCAACCAATATTCCCTCATAATCTTCCTTTTTCATTGAAGAAAAACCGAAGTGAAAATTTATGGCATGCCTAATGCTTGAATTAGCAAAATAATAATTCCATGATTTTTTCACACGACCTCCAGGACTGACATAAGGTTCATAATGAAATATCAACTGTGTTTTTTCCAATAGTCTAAGCAACGAATTAACTGTACTTTTATTTGTATTTGCACTTTGGGCCAATGTGGCCTGGGATACCTCTCCGGGAAATTTTTGCGCTAAAAACTGCAATAAACGAAGGGAATGGTCTTCACTATCTTTCGTGATGTTTCTTATTGTTCCCAAATCTTTTGTAACTATGGTATCCACAGATTCATAGAGTTTTTCACAGGCTTTCCTTTCTGTTTTTTCATGCATTACAGATGGAAATCCTCCAAATTTAAAATATTTATCCCAATCATTAGAGGTATAATTTTTAAGACCCATTAAATCCATATTTATTTTCTGCTCCAGTTCACAGGATTTGTCAATTTCAGATGTAAAAAGCAGATTGAACAATTCATTTGAAATGCTTCCAGTATCATAATTATATTTTAATTTCAAATGCTGTGAATAATTTAATGGAAAAATAGAATTTCTTATCATTCTTCTTTTAGCTTCATTTTCATATTCTAATTTTAAAGCTGATGATCCGGTGAAAATCATGAATATTTTTTTACTTTGATCATATATTATTTTTCCCGCCATTGACCAATCCTTATCAAAGTGAGCCTCATCAATTAAAAGAAATAATTCCTTATTAATAGTTCTTGGAGTTAAATGATGAAATTCATCCAGATAAAACTCTATCGTGTCTAAAATATCGCATTTTGTTATTTTATTGATTTGGTCGCATGATATATACAAGATTTGATTTTGATTAATGTTTTTTGTTTTTAACAGATATTCATAGACTTGATATAAAATTGTTGTTTTTCCAACACCCCTCAATCCCGGCAAAACAATAAAACGATTAATATTGTCCCCCTCTAAAAAATCATCAATGACTTTGGTTATATCTTTAAAGTCATTTCTATGGTTAAATGCTTCATTATGGTAACTTAATTCTTCATCTAATATCAAGGGCATTTCAGTTGTTTGCTTTTGAAGGTAATTTCGCATTGAATTTTTTTCATCAGAATTCATAAATTTTATCCTCCCACAAATTAATTATAAATTATTAATTATTATATTGGTCGTTCATATATAAATATATGATTAATATAATAATCGATAATATATAAATGATTGATTATTTTAATATTTGATCTTAAAGAAAATCGTAAAGATAATATCTTTATATTCATCAAAGACATCTAAACCGGAATTGTTAATTAACCAATCACCAATTGTATTTTCATTATAATCGTTAATTTCGTTTGTCATGTGGTCTGTAAATACTTCAATTTTCTTTTGAAGAGACATCATAACCATATCATTCTTTTGAGGCTCATTTTCAAGATATTCTTTGAATTTGTCTCTAAAATCATCAACACTGTTGAGATCTTCATTCCTCATTTGTTCTCGAAAATCCTTGATTAAAGTTTCAAATGGAATAGTGATGAAATTTGCATTGTTATATATCATAATCCCCATAGGCGGATTTTTAGACAACATGAACAACTTATTAACCCCTTCATATGTTTTATTTCCATTTACTGTAACAACACTATCAGCAGCCATTGCAACTGCACTTGGAGTCATAATCAGCACTTCCGAAGTCATATGAATAACACCTCCATTTATATTAATAACTAGCATTGAATATGTTTTTTGACAATTATTAACATTGCCAAACTGCGACTAGGCACAAAAACACAAATATGCTCATATCACATGATGAAAAAACATGAATCCCAAAAAACAAATACAAATAAATAAAAAAACAAGTAATTAAAATAACAGTCACCCCGGTAACCGTTAGTTTAATTATAGAAAAAATTAATATAAACTATCCTTCGACCATGATGAGCTTGCCCGTCGATGGATCCTTATAAACCTTACCCATCTCGGTATAACCCTGACCTGAACTGTTGCTGGTATCCGGAGCCTCATCCAACTGAGTGCCCTGATCAATTTCAGTGGTTTTCTGCTGCATCTGCTCCTGAATATTCTCGCTTGGATCAATCATCGCCTGCATATTCCATGAGATAATGACAAAAACCAGAAACCCAACAGCAATAACCAGCATCGCATCCACCAGGTTGGATGTTCCGGCCATCGGATCTTCCTCAACACGCTCACGTCTACGCTGTCTGCTTCTAACCATGGTATCTACTCCATATAGTCAAGCACCGCATCAGACAATGCATCCAAATCAGCCAAGGCCTTATCGCACCACTGCTTTCTGATTTTTCCAAGCACATAGCATAATGCACCGGAACCGATACCCACAATGGTTGTGTTAAAAGCAATTGTCAGGGATGATGCCAAAGTGTTAATGTCACCAGCACCCAAAGCCGCAAGACCGGGACCCATAGGAATCAAAGTACCCATCAAACCCAAAGTCGGCCCTACACGGGTGATGACATCAGTCTTGTTCAAAGTCTTATCCACACGCTCCTCTTCAACCTCAACGAGTCTACGGGCTAGAGCCTCACGTGAGGATTTTTTCATGGTTGAAGAGTTAGCAATCTCTGAGAGTATAACCTTCTGATTTGAGGGAATATTACTGTTTTTGATAATACTTTTAACCTCATCAATGGATGGGGCATTGTTAATCGCCCACATCATATCACGAGTATCCCTGACTTTATGATTTTTGTTTTTAAAGTACTCGGCAATCACCTCACCCAATAAAAAGAGTGAAAGAACCACAATAATCAAAAGAATAATCAATACCGGTATTGACAGGCTCTGTGAGATAATGTTCATCGCATCTGCAATGAAAGTGTCACCAAAAAAAGAAAGCATTAATAAAAAACCTCCTATTAATAAAAAAAAGAGGGGAAAACCCCTCGATTTATTTTTCGTGTTTAAATTTTTTCATTTAGCATATAAAAAAACCAGACATGGAATATGTCCAGCATTTTTAAGGAGAAAAACATATCCAATTCAACAGTCCCAGATTCCACTTATGGGAATCCGGGGGAAAGACCAAAACTAATCTTTCTCTCTACAATATTTAAATTTCATCACCATCATCATCTTTGCGTTTCCTGTAAGCATAACCACAAAGGACAATGCAGGAAAACAACACGACAGCTAGAACAAATTTCCAATTACTATCATCTATATTAATAACTTTTTTTACTTCGTATGCATTAACAGATTCCGGAACCTCACCAGATTCAGAACCACCTTCAACAGACTCAGAATCACCACTAGCAGCAGCCTCAACACCAATAGACGGAGAAGTTCCAGTGTTGCTTTGAACTGTGGAAACATCACCTTCCACTTCACCTTCACGACCATTCAAATCAGAACCACCATGACCACTGGAACCATGACCATTACCTGACCCCTGACCGTTACCGGTACCGGTACCATAACCGTTACCAGCATTGGAATTTCCACTACCAGTAAACCTTTTAATCATATCAGCAATGCTTGGAGCCTTAGGATTAGGATTGTCAATCGCCTCACCAGCCTCATAACCCGGATCATGGTCACGATTAGAAGACGAATAACCCTCCGCTATAGGAGTATTCCAAGAAATGGACTTCTTGATTTCCGCCGAAATCTTAGCGGTAATAGTGGTAATCGATGACGCCACATCAAAAGTCGCAACCGCCTGATTGTCAATGAACTTAACAGTCTGAGTGTATCTGCCGGCAGTGAAAGTCACATCAAAAGCCGGAATCTCAGAGAGAAACTCACCGGTACGCATATTCTGCAATCTCAAACGATAAGATGAATCACCAATACGATCAAGGACAAGATTCACAAAACCTTCCTGATAGTGTGTTGCACCGCTTGTCAACCAATGATATGAATCAGACCCGTCCATCAGGTTGTAGCCATAACCGTCACAACCACTTTGGATAGGAGTGCTTGTCTTACGTGATTCCCATGCACGATGCTCAACAAGAACACAAACATTGTTTTCAATATGAACCTCACCATGGAAATTGCTTGCAAGCTCAAACACCTGAATAGCATTATCATACTGAGCATACAAATCGGTTGTATGGCGGAAATTATAGAACAAGTCATATTCACGACCGCTTTCCGGCTCACCTTCATGAGAGTGAATCTTCCAAATCAGATTGCTCAACACTTCAACATCCTCACTGTAACCGTTGAAGTTGATACCCATAAAACAGCCTTCAATACGATTATGAGTAACATTCAAACCAATATACCTGCCTGACAGATATATTGCATCACCAATGCCCTCATAAATAACATTATTGTCAACAAGAGTATTCTTATTGGTATTTTTAAAATACAATCCGAAATAACCGTAATTGATGGTATTGTTGACTATCCTCGTATTTTCATTACCATCCAAAAGGATATTATTGGCCTCAGAGAAATACGGATCAACACCATTATTCTCAAGCAAAGAATTGCTGATGACAGTACCACTTGTACCTTTAAGATAAACTCCGTTTTTAGTACTGTTCACAACACTTACCCTGTCGATTACAGTATCCTTTGAACCGGTAACCTGAATTCCATTAGTGGAATTGACGATTTGAGTATCCTTAACGACAACATTCTCACCATTACTAATCGCCACACCATTATCACCGGATATGATGGAATTTATTATCTTCACATTGCTTGCGCTGTTGATTAAAACCCCATCAGCACCATTTTCAATAGTGAACCCGTTGATGGTAGTGTTATCGGCATTGATTGTGAAAACCGGCTGAACACTGTTTCCCACCAACCTTGTGTTCACATTAGTGATAATGTTTAAAGGCTTGTTGATGGTGAAATTGGCACCATACAATACCGGATAATCGAAAACAAATTTGGAATAGGGTTCCGCATTATCCAACAACTCCTGAATCATCTGAATCAAAGTGGAATTGACCCTATCATTAACATTAATGGCATCAGTGATGTTGAAAGTCAATGAAGTGACCCTGCCGTAATTATTTGACAGGTCAACAGCAACAGCATTCAACACAGTATACGATTCAATGTCAACAGGTTCAATATACATTCTTCTGGTGGAACTGTTCATTGGATTGGAACCGTCAACAGTATAGTAAATAATGTATTCGTCAGAATCATCACGGGAAGACAATGTTACAGTCTGAGTGGATGGGAAAACACCACCTGAAGTTACAGTATTGTTGATGTATGCAGTTACCGGAGCAGGAGGAGTAATGTCATATGAAACAACTTCAATGGTAGTGTTACGAGCAAGATTAACACCATCATGCTCAACCACCAACTCCACACGATACCTGCCAGGTTCTCCATACATGTGTTGCGGATTCTGCTCAGTTGAATAATAACCATCACCAAAAGACCAGAAATAACTGTTATTGCCCTTAGTCGACAAATCAGTAAACTGGATAGTACGTTCAGTTCCATCAACATGACTATAAGTGAATTCAGCAGCAATATCATTAAAAGCATAAATTCCCTGAATGGTAGTTACAATTAAAGTGCCATCATCCGTAAGAGTTGGACTGGAAACACTGAAAGCACCACCATACTTGGAAGGAATACTATAACTCCACAACAACTCACCATCCAAAGATATTGCATACACAGTACTGTTACCAGACAAATAAATCACTGAATCATTACTGATTAATGGAGAGCTTAATGAAAGACTAGTGGTTTTCAAAGCTTTAAACCATAATTGATTACCATCACTTGCATTAAGCGCATACAAACCAGAAGTCCCAGACACATATAAAACACCATTATATACAGTTGGAGTTCCAGAAGCCCCTGAAACACGTTTATGCCAAGCATGAGTACCATTAAAATAATAAGCAGAAACTGCATAATGATCCACAATATAAATAAACTTATCATCACGACTCAATGAAGCATAATAACCAGAACCAACAACAAAATTGGCAGGATTACCACTTATCACATTAAGGGCCTCTTCATCACCAATAGTCAAATATACTCCAAATTTTAACGATCCATCAACATTAACACCAAATAAATAATTACTTTTAGAAATTAAATAAACAGCACCATCATCACCAATAATCGGAGTATGTGCAATCAATGCAGGAAACTTAGATGACCACAACAATTTCATGTCCTTAAATGCAAATAAAGTAGAGTAAGTATCATCACCACTAATCACATACAATGTATCATTATAACCAAAAATCGGACTGGAACCCGTATTATAATCACCTAAAACATATTTCCAAACCAACTGCCCTTCTGGAGATAAACAATACAAAGTACTGTTCAGCCAATTGACAAAATAAATATTACCATCATTACCAATTGTAGGAGTACAGATAATTTTACTGGTTGTTCCAAACCTCCAGATAACTAATCCCTGACTGTTTAAACAATATAAGTAACCATCATCACCTGAAATAAAAATATGGCCCTCACTATCAACAACAGCAGAACCACTACTTATAAAATTTTCCAATGACCATTTAGAAATATTATTTAAAGGACCAGAATAATTGGTTACACCAGAATTATTAATATCCCCCTGATATTTACCCCAAACAGCACCAGAACTTGTTGTGTTAACTTCTTTTAAATAAGTAGTTGAAAAATCATAATTATAAGTATATATCCTAAAAGGATATGATTTTAAAATATTTTCAGTGCCAGTCCAAAAATAATATGGCCATCTCGCACGAAGATTAGACACTTCTTCAATGAAAAAAGGATGAGTATAAACAATTTTAGAATTACTATCAACAGGATTTGTCCCATCTAAAGTATAATAAATAGAATTATATCCTGTTTCTCCACCAACACTTGAAAATAAAATAAAACAGTGATTTCGTGTAACTGAAAGATCATTAACCTGAATTATAGAATCTTCAATCATATAAAAATTACCTAATGAATCTAAAGCAACATAATGAACAACAGTTGTCTCATTAATAGTGAACGGACCTGTGTAAACCTTACGGGTTGAACTATATCCTGCATCACTACCATCCAAAGTGTAAAAAATAATCGCTTCAGAATCATTACACTCAATAACAACTTCCATTGTATCCTTAAACGAAGTGGATGGAGTAATATAACTTATTTTTAAAGTATCATTAGCAACCCACTTAGAATAAGTATTTTCATATGTTTTACCGTTCACGGTCAGGTAAATTGTTTCATTAGCAATATTAAATGTGACTTGACGAGTGTCCAATTCTATAGATAAAAACTGATTAATGAATTGAATATTCATTTCACTAACATCACTTGTCAGATATCCCCAACTAAACAAGTATTCTTTAAATCCATTTTCAATAAATATCTCAAATTCAACATTATTAAATTTGAATTCATAAAATTTAGAAGGTAAGTTACCTAATTGACTTATATCCTCGCCAAGATTATTATGATTTAAATCAATTGTTAAATTATAGTAAGTGACACCACGAATCCAGTAGTGATAATCCAAATCATGTTTTGTGATGTTTAAAACTATCCATGAATCCATACCTGAGCTAGCATCACTGATTTGTAAAACATCAAAATAATCATCAGGAACAATTAAACCACAATTAAAACTAGGATTATTCAAACCCCACCAATTATTGGAATAATCAATAACATCATTTGAATAGACTAAACCAAACCTATTGTTTGAATGGATTTCATTGAAATTAATATTAGATTCACCTCCACTAACATTAACACCAATACCATTACCATATATACTGTTACCTGTTAGGTTTAACTCACCAGCATTTTGAGTAACTGCAATATCACAGCCAACAAAAAAATTGTTACTGATTCTGGATTTAGCATCATTAACAACAACAGCATAATCACTAAAATTACAATACTCAACCACAGCACACAAAGCATCAATACTTAAAAAACCATTACCAAAACCATTATTCCTAAATAGAATATTAGCATCACTTGTAATGTTTGCATTAGATATTTGTGAATTTTCAATAGTTAAACTTGACTGATAATCACTTTTCAAAATATTATTCCCCTGCAAGGAAATATTTTTAAAAGTAACTTTCGCACCATCACTAACAATAACCAAAGGAACATTATCTCCTTTAGACAATAATTTACAAGAATTAAAGTCCAATGTTAAATCCTTGTCAATTACGAGATTTTCAAAATAAGAATCAACAAAGACATTAGGAGTCATTATAATTGTATCTCCATTGTTTGCATTATCAATTGCATCTTGAATAGATGAATACTCAATGCCAGTTCGTTCAATTGTAGGACCATGCAAAGGTAAAGTGTAACTATAACTATCTGTTGAATGATCATTAGAAACAGCTAAAGTAATCTTATATTGACTTAACTTGAATGTGTGTATTGGATTTTGAAAATTAGAGGTTATTCCATCACCAAAATCCCAATAATACCTTGAAATCAAACCATAAGACTTATCCCTAAAAACAATAGTCAACTCATCACCATTAACCAAGAATGAGTCAATTGTGAAGTTAGCCAAAACATTACTATTATAGTCCACCTGGAAATTGTCAATATATGCGTTTCCATATTTTTGAAGCAGCTTCAATTCATGATAACCGTTTATAGTTGATGTGTCCAATTTAACTTCTTCCCATCGATATTTAGCATAACCGGTTTTAACAATAGTATAATCCAATACTGGAGAGTCATCCAAACAGACACTAACAGTAGCATTAGTTGTAGGAGACATATACCAGAAACTTAAACCACTAATTGTGTCAAAGTTAATTTTCTGGGAAATATAACTACCTTCTCCAGTTAAGCTGACGAAAGATGATCCGTTTTTTCCATCAAAATTGGAATTTACAACAGAAACATCAACACTATCCCAGCCACTAGTCTTATCTACTTCAAAACTAGGATTGACGATAACATCATTGACACTGTAGTCATCATCAGGACTAGATTCCATTTGATCTGCATTATACGAATTATCCATAAGCACTGAATCTTCAGCAGACAATAGTGTAGTTTCATTTGCATCGCTGCTTGCATAAACACCACCTACAGATAATAAAAAAAGTATTAATATGAATAATATAATACTTTTATTAAAATTTTTTTTAAACATACTACTTTTCTCTTCGTTATTTAAAAAAAAGGTTGACACTTAAAGGATTTAAACCTTTTAAAAGCATCCTGCGACTATATAAAAAAAATAATAAAAAAAAATAAAGAAAGAGAAAAAAATATTTTTCAATTTTACTTCTTTATTTTTTAACTGTTAATTTTATTTTTTTACTGGTTGCTTTATAGGATTTGTTTCCTGCAAATTTGATTTTTGCTGTGTATTTACCTTTTTTATTTAATTTTGTTATTTTAAAGGTTGCAACACCTTTAGCATTTGTTTTTGCTTTATAGGTTTTTCCTTTAACTTTTAAAGTAACTTTAACCTTTTTAATAGCCTTACCACTTTTTGTTTTAAGAGTGATTTTGTATTTTTTAGTTTTAGTTTTCACTTTAAAAGTTTTCTTTTTAGCAACAATCTTAGATGCAACTTTAACTGTTTTAGCAGTAGTAGTGGTGGTTGTTTGAGTATTTGTGTTTGTAGAACCACCATTTCCAGTAGTGTTAGTTGCATTACTGGTGTTGTTTGTTGTATTTTCCTTTTGAGGTACAGTGAAGTTAAAATTCATTGAAGTGACATTAGCGTTGTATGTATCATCGCCAGGATAATTGAATTTAATTTCAATGTATTCATCAGGTAAATCAGAAATTGTGAATTTACCATTAGCATCAGTAACATTAGATAATGTCTCACCGCCATTAACAGTATAATTCACATTAGCGCCAACAACAGCTTTACCATTTTCATCTTTTAATGTAATGGTGATAACTTTGCTTTCATTAGCAATTATCATACCAGTGTTTAATTTAAAATCAAATGATTTAGCATTATTTGTTGGATTGTATGTTTTATTACCAGTATAATTAGCAACTATATTGATTAAACCAGTTAAATCATTAATGGTGAATTTACCATTAGCATCAGTAACATTAGATAATGTCTTACCGTCATTAATGGTATAATTCACATTAGCACCTGAAATAGCATTACCGTCACTGTCTTTTAATGTGATAACAATGCTGCCTTTTTCGGTTGATTCAATACTTAATGAAGTATCTAATGGTTTGGCAACAATACTTACAGGATTATCACCATTAACTAGAGTGTATTCTTCATCCAGTAATGTGAATTTTACCTCATCACTTACTGCACCTGCAGTGAATTTTAATTCCCCTTGATTATCACTGATAACAATTGGAGAAGTTACTTCACCGTTTGTACTGGTAAAGTCCAAAGTTAAATCATTCAATGCACCATCCATACTTCCGGTATTTGGTACAAATTCCACTTTAATTGTGTATTCACTACCAGAATACATTTCACTGTCAACAGATGTGAGAACCAATCTCAAGTAGGAATCATATCCAGTTACTTGATTAGTTCCAAACCAGTTATTATTCATGGTTGCACCATTGAGTGTTAAATCTCCAGTATTGTGGTATATTGCATTGTAGCTGATTGTTGCAGATCCACCAGTAATGTTGATTGCATTGTTGTTGTTTTTAATAATGTTATTGGTTAATTCCAATTCACCGGCAGTTTGTGTAATTGCAACATTACAGTTAGTTAAATTACTTTTGGTGATTTTTGATTTACCACCATTTACAATAACTCCACTATTCTCAATATTAACATTATTAATACTACAATTATTAGTGAGAGTTAAATAAGTATTATCAAATGTTACATTCTCTACTGTAAGGTTTCCTGATTCTGATACAATTTTTGAATCAATAATGTCAGAATTACTCAATATCATATTTGCATCATCAATAACATTTAAAATACAATTATTACTTATTGTACTGTCATTAACAATTACATAACCTTTAACAGTTAATTTACCTGCATTAATAGTGGAATTATAAATATTAGTATCTGCAATTAATGTTAAACCTACATTGTTGAATGTATTATTAATTAAATCGATATTACCTTCATTTAAGTTTAAGTTAACATTAATATCAGAATCACGAATGATTAATTTAGAATCATTAGATGTTGCAAAAATACTATTTTGATTTAATTCAACATCCTTGATGATTACAGTTGCACCATCAGTTACACTGAATACCGGATTTGCGGAATCTTTAGATTGTAAAATTGCTCCATTAAAGTTTAATGTTAAGTTTTTGTCAATTACTAAATTTTCAACAAAGACCATTCCTGGATCAATATTAATAACATCATTTTCACTAGCATTACTTATAGCATCTTGAACTGAACTGTAACTAACACCAGTACCAGCTATTGTAGGTAATGATAAACTAAACTCATAGGTACAATTATCTACTTCCACACCATCATGATAAATATGTAAAGTTACTGAATGATTGCCTTGTCCAAAGGTATGTGTTGGGTTTCGAGAAGTTGTGTTGGTTCCATCATCAAATTCCCAATAATAACCAGATATCCTACCATATGAATTATCAGTGAAAGTTATGGAGATTTCACCATTTTTAACAGAAGGTACAGAACTGGTGAAATTAGCAATATTTTCATAATTCTGATATTTAATATTATCAATCCAAATACCTGGACCAGTACCTAAGTATCCCATTAATGTAACATTATGAACTCCTGAAATACTACTGGTATCAAAATTATGATTGTACCAATCAGCAAAATGGATAACAGAAAGATAATTGCTTTCTCCACCTAATCTTTCACCATCAATATATACAAATATTCTTGCACCTGAAGAAGAACCAACTCCGCTAAGGGTAATTGTGCGAGCAAAAGCCTGAATTGAATCAACATCAGTCAAATCAACTTCTTTTTGCATTATAGGATACAAATCAGTTAGGTTTGAACTAGTTTTATTAACAACTACATGAATACTGTAATTTCCATCATATGATTGAGCATAATTATGACTTGCAATATCATATAATATCCATCCATCCAAATCACCCTCGAAACTATCAACATTAGATGTGTGTATTTTATAATTATATAATGTCAATATATTTTCTTTAGTTGTAGTATTGTTATTTCCGTATTTATCAATAACAGTTAATGATATATCAAAAGAACCATATGAAGAATATATATTATACTCCGGGAATTTAGTATCATTGTAAATTTGACCATTACCATAATCCATAATCCAACGTACAATATCCCCCGAAGATTTATCAGTGAAATAAACTGTAGCACTACTACCCGTATTAATTCTAATTTCATATTCAAAATCTGCAACTAAAGTATAATTTTCAGGAGGATTATCTGAAGATGTTTTATCATAATTAAATGTAAAACATAATGAATCAATGTACACAGGCTTATTATTTAAAGGTGCATTAAATTTCAAATTTTGGATACCAGTATAAGAAACATTTTGCTCAAAATAATCCCATGAATCCATAGCATTTGAAGCAGTAATCTTTTTAATATTGTCATCCCCAACAGTAACAGTTAAAGAACCTGCTCTAGTTGGAATCTTATACCAAAACCCAATTTTTTCAACATAAGTCCAATCAACATCTCTAGAAATAGAAGCCTTATTTAAAACAACATAAGAACCATCATACCCATTATCATCAGACAAATCTGCATTACCAGTACTAGTCCACCCATCTAAATCATCAAAAGAATAAGTATTGTTTTTTGGTTTAAGTGTTAAAACTAATGAATCAATGTACACAGGCTTATTATTTAAAGGTGCATTAAATTTCAAATTTTGGATACCAGTATAAGAAACATTTTGCTCAAAATAATCCCATGAATCCATAGCATTTGAAGCAGTAATCTTTTTAATATTGTCATCCCCAACAGTAACAGTTAAAGAACCTGCTCTAGTTGGAATCTTATACCAAAACCCAATTTTTTCAACATAA from Methanobrevibacter thaueri includes the following:
- a CDS encoding PKD domain-containing protein; translated protein: MMMASTNAADVNLTDNLNSQINDQEHLLVENNMDVDLNSNEDNELVNSNQLDNNNLKINSSSDTYSFDDLDGWTSTGNADLSDDNGYDGSYVVLNKASISRDVDWTYVEKIGFWYKIPTRAGSLTVTVGDDNIKKITASNAMDSWDYFEQNVSYTGIQNLKFNAPLNNKPVYIDSLVLTLKPKNNTYSFDDLDGWTSTGNADLSDDNGYDGSYVVLNKASISRDVDWTYVEKIGFWYKIPTRAGSLTVTVGDDNIKKITASNAMDSWDYFEQNVSYTGIQNLKFNAPLNNKPVYIDSLCFTFNYDKTSSDNPPENYTLVADFEYEIRINTGSSATVYFTDKSSGDIVRWIMDYGNGQIYNDTKFPEYNIYSSYGSFDISLTVIDKYGNNNTTTKENILTLYNYKIHTSNVDSFEGDLDGWILYDIASHNYAQSYDGNYSIHVVVNKTSSNLTDLYPIMQKEVDLTDVDSIQAFARTITLSGVGSSSGARIFVYIDGERLGGESNYLSVIHFADWYNHNFDTSSISGVHNVTLMGYLGTGPGIWIDNIKYQNYENIANFTSSVPSVKNGEISITFTDNSYGRISGYYWEFDDGTNTTSRNPTHTFGQGNHSVTLHIYHDGVEVDNCTYEFSLSLPTIAGTGVSYSSVQDAISNASENDVINIDPGMVFVENLVIDKNLTLNFNGAILQSKDSANPVFSVTDGATVIIKDVELNQNSIFATSNDSKLIIRDSDINVNLNLNEGNIDLINNTFNNVGLTLIADTNIYNSTINAGKLTVKGYVIVNDSTISNNCILNVIDDANMILSNSDIIDSKIVSESGNLTVENVTFDNTYLTLTNNCSINNVNIENSGVIVNGGKSKITKSNLTNCNVAITQTAGELELTNNIIKNNNNAINITGGSATISYNAIYHNTGDLTLNGATMNNNWFGTNQVTGYDSYLRLVLTSVDSEMYSGSEYTIKVEFVPNTGSMDGALNDLTLDFTSTNGEVTSPIVISDNQGELKFTAGAVSDEVKFTLLDEEYTLVNGDNPVSIVAKPLDTSLSIESTEKGSIVITLKDSDGNAISGANVNYTINDGKTLSNVTDANGKFTINDLTGLINIVANYTGNKTYNPTNNAKSFDFKLNTGMIIANESKVITITLKDENGKAVVGANVNYTVNGGETLSNVTDANGKFTISDLPDEYIEIKFNYPGDDTYNANVTSMNFNFTVPQKENTTNNTSNATNTTGNGGSTNTNTQTTTTTTAKTVKVASKIVAKKKTFKVKTKTKKYKITLKTKSGKAIKKVKVTLKVKGKTYKAKTNAKGVATFKITKLNKKGKYTAKIKFAGNKSYKATSKKIKLTVKK